A DNA window from Ahaetulla prasina isolate Xishuangbanna chromosome 7, ASM2864084v1, whole genome shotgun sequence contains the following coding sequences:
- the SLC38A2 gene encoding sodium-coupled neutral amino acid symporter 2 — translation MTKAEMGKLNNTREEDSSSYSSNSNDFSYHYPTKSAAMKSHYVDMDPENQNFLLESNQGKKKYETEYHPGTTSFGMSVFNLSNAIVGSGILGLSYAMANTGIALFVILLVFVSIFSLYSVHLLLKTSNEGGSLLYEQLGMKAFGMPGKLAASGSITMQNIGAMSSYLYIVKYELPLVIKAFLNIEEHSGEWYWYTNGDYLVILVSLVLILPLSLLKNLGYLGYTSGFSLLCMVFFLIVVICKKFQIPCGAEHDLINATLNITMEQLLIANETNINATYDSCVPKYFIFNSKTVYAVPILTFSFVCHPAILPIYEELKGRTRRRMMKVSNVSFFSMFLMYLLAALFGYLTFYGKVEAELLHTYSEVLGTDNLLLIVRLAVLMAVILTVPVVIFPIRSSITQLLCAGKEFSWVRHCIITGAILVCTNILVIFVPTIRDIFGFIGASAAAMLIFILPSAFYIKLVKKESIQSVQKIGALLFLLSGIIVMIGSMTLIIMDWINN, via the exons ATGACCAAAGCTGAAATGGGCAAGCTGAACAATACCCGAGAGGAGGACAGCAGCAGCTACAGCTCCAACAGCAACGATTTCAGCTATCACTACCCCACCAAATCAGCTGCGATGAAGAG CCATTATGTAGATATGGATCCAGAAAACCAAAACTTTTTACTTGAATCCAACCAAGGGAAGAAGAAATATGAAACTGAATAT CATCCAGGTACAACTTCCTTTGGAATGTCAGTATTTAATCTGAGCAATGCTATTGTGGGCAGTGGCATCCTTGGACTTTCTTATGCCATGGCAAACACAGGAATTGCTCTCTTTGT AATTCTCTTAGTCTTCGTGTCAATATTTTCTCTATATTCCGTTCATCTTCTTTTGAAGACTTCCAACGAAGGAG GATCTTTATTATATGAACAATTGGGAATGAAAGCATTTGGTATGCCTGGAAAACTTGCAGCATCTGGATCAATTACAATGCAGAACATTGGAG CTATGTCAAGCTACCTCTACATCGTGAAATATGAGTTACCATTGGTCATCAAAGCATTTTTGAACATTGAAGAGCATTCAGG AGAATGGTATTGGTACACTAATGGCGATTATTTGGTTATATTAGTATCCTTGGTGCTCATTCTTCCTTTGTCATTGTTAAAAAATTTAG GTTATCTAGGCTACACCAGTGGATTTTCCTTATTGTGCATGGTCTTTTTCCTTATTGTG GTCATTTGCAAGAAATTTCAAATTCCTTGTGGAGCAGAACATGATTTAATTAATGCAACTCTAAACATTACCATGGAACAACTGTTGATTGCAAATGAAACAAATATTAATGCAACGTATGATTCCTGTGTACCAAAATATTTTATCTTCAACTCAAAG ACTGTCTATGCAGTACCAATCCTGACATTTTCTTTTGTCTGTCATCCTGCTATTCTCCCTATTTATGAAGAACTGAAAGG CCGAACCCGCAGAAGAATGATGAAAGTAtccaatgtttcatttttttctatgttcCTCATGTATCTTTTGGCTGCTCTCTTTGGATACTTGACATTTTATG GAAAGGTGGAAGCCGAATTGCTCCATACTTATTCAGAAGTGCTTGGGACTGATAATCTCCTTCTGATTGTGCGCTTAGCAGTCTTGATGGCAGTCATTCTTACTGTTCCAGTTGTGATTTTTCCA ATCCGCAGTTCCATCACACAATTACTGTGTGCAGGCAAAGAATTTAGTTGGGTGCGTCATTGTATTATTACAGGAGCTATTTTGGTATGCACCAATATTCTCGTCATTTTTGTTCCCACAATTCGAGACATATTTGGATTCATTG GTGCCTCTGCTGCTGCCATGCTAATCTTTATACTTCCATCAGCTTTCTACATTAAGCTTGTGAAAAAAGAATCCATACAATCTGTGCAAAAAATTGGG gcTCTCCTGTTCCTGCTAAGTGGCATAATTGTGATGATTGGAAGTATGACCTTAATCATTATGGATTGGATCAACAATTAA